From the Cohaesibacter sp. ES.047 genome, one window contains:
- a CDS encoding helix-turn-helix domain-containing protein: MTRQTSLGGDLRALRTARRMTIEDLAEKLGRSIGWVSQIERDMSTPKLADLQKLADVFDVPLSLFFGEDNATNGESGLVVRAQARRMIGERQMGLIETLISPDLTDSFEMVHSTFQPGAKLEEPLERATQELAFMVSGRLDIWLGDQMFTVEAGDSFRIRQRPFRWSNPYDEPAIAVWVISPPVY, translated from the coding sequence ATGACCAGACAGACAAGCCTTGGCGGAGATCTCAGAGCGTTGCGCACCGCGCGTCGCATGACCATTGAGGATCTGGCTGAAAAACTGGGCCGCTCAATCGGCTGGGTCTCCCAGATCGAACGGGACATGTCGACGCCCAAGTTGGCGGATCTGCAAAAACTGGCCGATGTTTTCGATGTTCCATTGTCGCTCTTCTTCGGGGAAGACAATGCCACGAACGGGGAATCCGGTCTTGTCGTGCGGGCGCAGGCGCGACGCATGATCGGCGAACGACAAATGGGCCTTATCGAAACTCTGATTTCCCCTGATCTCACCGACAGTTTCGAAATGGTCCACTCGACCTTTCAGCCCGGTGCAAAGCTTGAAGAGCCACTTGAGCGGGCAACGCAGGAGCTGGCTTTCATGGTAAGCGGACGGTTGGACATCTGGCTTGGTGATCAGATGTTCACGGTCGAGGCTGGCGACAGTTTCCGCATTCGACAAAGGCCGTTCCGCTGGTCCAACCCTTATGACGAACCGGCAATTGCCGTTTGGGTCATATCACCTCCTGTCTATTAA
- the purU gene encoding formyltetrahydrofolate deformylase: MQTFCLTVTCQSTRGVVGAIGTYLAEHGCNITDSSQFDDMESGRFFMRVSFLSEEGTNLETLTKDFAATAKPFDMDYSFHDEAQKMKVVILVSRFGHCLNDLLYRWRIGALPIDIVAVISNHMDYQKLVANHDIPFHCIKVTKDNKKEAEAAQMRVVEESGAELIVLARYMQILSDEMCKTMSGRIINIHHSFLPSFKGANPYKQAYERGVKLIGATSHYVTEDLDEGPIIEQDIIRITHAQSSEDYVSLGRDVEAQVLARAIHAHIHRRVFVNGNKTVVFPASPGSYASERMG, encoded by the coding sequence ATGCAGACTTTTTGTCTCACCGTTACATGCCAGTCCACCCGCGGCGTCGTTGGCGCCATTGGCACCTATCTGGCAGAGCACGGCTGCAACATTACGGACAGCTCCCAGTTTGATGATATGGAGAGCGGTCGCTTCTTCATGCGTGTGAGTTTTCTGTCGGAAGAGGGGACCAATCTCGAGACACTGACAAAAGATTTTGCGGCAACCGCAAAACCGTTCGACATGGATTACAGCTTCCATGATGAAGCCCAAAAGATGAAAGTCGTCATCTTGGTCTCTCGTTTTGGCCACTGTCTCAATGATTTGCTCTATCGTTGGCGGATCGGCGCGCTGCCCATCGATATCGTCGCAGTGATCTCGAACCACATGGATTACCAGAAACTGGTGGCCAATCACGACATTCCCTTCCATTGCATCAAGGTGACCAAGGACAACAAGAAGGAAGCTGAAGCGGCCCAGATGCGCGTTGTCGAGGAGAGCGGAGCCGAACTGATCGTGCTGGCCCGCTACATGCAGATCCTGTCAGACGAAATGTGCAAAACCATGTCCGGCCGCATCATCAACATCCACCATTCCTTCCTGCCGTCCTTCAAGGGGGCCAACCCCTACAAGCAAGCCTATGAGCGCGGCGTGAAACTAATCGGCGCAACATCCCATTATGTCACGGAAGATCTGGATGAAGGCCCGATCATCGAGCAGGACATCATCCGTATCACCCATGCCCAGTCTTCCGAAGACTATGTGAGCCTTGGCCGGGATGTCGAAGCACAGGTGCTGGCACGGGCGATCCATGCCCATATTCATCGCCGGGTCTTTGTCAATGGCAACAAGACGGTGGTCTTCCCCGCCTCTCCGGGCTCCTACGCCTCCGAGCGCATGGGCTGA